A single Aspergillus chevalieri M1 DNA, chromosome 3, nearly complete sequence DNA region contains:
- a CDS encoding putative RNA binding protein Ligatin/Tma64 (COG:J;~EggNog:ENOG410PJ8I;~InterPro:IPR036974,IPR001950,IPR015947,IPR039757, IPR039759,IPR036877;~PFAM:PF01253;~go_function: GO:0003723 - RNA binding [Evidence IEA];~go_function: GO:0003743 - translation initiation factor activity [Evidence IEA];~go_process: GO:0001731 - formation of translation preinitiation complex [Evidence IEA];~go_process: GO:0006413 - translational initiation [Evidence IEA]): protein MFKKKPTIKNLAPLRSSDRRKTADQIIKEYQITVPYNSPIESSAQGPAANSTTPTLTTIRNSLLPENSLSARFITTSGPQHREVQGTLFVGAHPGSEERVLWFRLDQGPGSDGRLYPTVYTLWHNPNLVPLLYTPEIVMKKLHGGADLMTPGIANDPPFPERAVKGAVVAVAGLNRHTVPLFVGICEIDIAGLGEVQGTKGHAVCGVHWEGDELWAWSSSSRPGQPAPEYLEGWDEEIGEGEEEGGEEVDEVKEGINELALQDGQAGDGEGSMGESPEQLEEAPAVEENEPKAKEIDDAFVNAFIYALYKLKQDNPTVKNHNIVLPMQPSQLITFITPFLPIHTPQQAQWYNIKKTTWKNVKKYIKHLHKLQLVLAKDRSGGETVILDVDFNDRLVQQFIPYKLPSKNALEKAEKQAAPANRKPAPTGDDPSVGQTLTIQTLYRPTQKLTPTIFPALSATNPSNYYKYSDVSNHLDQYLQSQDPPIISKENRRIISLNPYLANTIFTSSSGEDRSTLARGMTTRDGLLKRLVEDHSFLAPHYVILKSSQTLSDVKPKAGAAPKVHVTLERRTGSKTATKVHGLEIFGIIPNLLAEELQKKCASSTSVTQATGAPKGVMEVFVQGDQRRALETALIRRGLKTQWIEVVDKTKKKK from the exons ATGTTCAAAAAGAAGCCTACG ATCAAGAACCTAGCCCCTCTGCGGTCTTCTGACCGTCGAAAGACGGCCGATCAGATTATAAAGGAATATCAAATAACCGTCCCCTACAATTCACCAATTGAATCCAGCGCCCAGGGTCCGGCCGCAAACTCCACGACTCCAACTCTCACGACTATTCGCAACTCCCTCCTCCCCGAGAACTCGCTATCCGCTCGCTTCATAACGACATCAGGTCCTCAACACCGCGAAGTCCAAGGCACCCTTTTTGTTGGCGCACACCCCGGAAGTGAAGAACGAGTTCTGTGGTTCAGGTTAGACCAAGGACCGGGCTCCGATGGCCGCCTTTACCCCACTGTCTACACGCTATGGCATAACCCGAACCTCGTGCCTCTTCTGTACACGCCGGAGATCGTGATGAAGAAGTTACATGGTGGTGCAGATCTAATGACACCTGGTATCGCCAACGACCCGCCGTTCCCCGAGCGTGCAGTGAAGGGCGCAGTGGTTGCCGTAGCTGGTTTAAATCGGCATACGGTTCCGTTGTTTGTTGGGATTTGCGAGATTGATATTGCAGGATTGGGGGAGGTGCAGGGTACAAAGGGACACGCGGTTTGCGGTGTCCACTGGGAGGGTGATGAGTTGTGGGCTTGGAGTTCCTCTTCTCGTCCTGGTCAGCCGGCTCCAGAGTATCTAGAAGGCTGGGATGAGGAGATCGGGGagggcgaagaagaaggtggCGAAGAGGTCGACGAAGTCAAGGAAGGGATTAATGAGTTGGCGTTGCAGGATGGACAAGCCGGCGATGGCGAGGGGTCCATGGGAGAGTCACCTGAGCAATTGGAGGAAGCGCCTGCTGTGGAAGAAAACGAACCAAAAGCAAAGG AAATCGACGATGCCTTTGTGAATGCTTTCATCTATGCTCTCTACAAACTCAAGCAAGACAACCCAACTGTGAAAAACCACAACATAGTGCTCCCGATGCAGCCATCACAATTGATCACCTTCATCACCCCGTTCTTGCCGATTCATACCCCTCAGCAAGCTCAATGGTATAATATCAAGAAGACAACCTGGAAAAACGTCAAGAAGTACATCAAACACTTGCACAAACTTCAGCTGGTACTGGCAAAGGATCGCAGCGGAGGGGAGACCGTCATCCTCGACGTGGATTTCAACGATCGCCTAGTCCAACAATTTATTCCATACAAGCTCCCGTCCAAGAACGCCCTAGAGAAGGCAGAGAAACAGGCTGCCCCTGCGAATAGGAAGCCCGCACCTACAGGAGATGACCCGTCGGTCGGGCAAACATTGACCATTCAGACTCTCTACCGGCCGACGCAAAAGCTGACGCCGACGATATTCCCAGCTCTGTCTGCCACCAACCCCAGCAATTATTACAAATACTCCGACGTTTCCAACCACTTGGACCAATACCTTCAATCTCAGGATCCACCTATCATCTCCAAAGAAAATCGCCGCATCATTTCTCTCAACCCTTACCTCGCCAACACCATCTTCACATCTTCGTCAGGGGAAGACAGGAGCACACTTGCCCGTGGCATGACGACTCGCGACGGTCTCTTGAAACGACTGGTGGAGGACCATTCTTTCCTGGCGCCACACTACGTGATTCTCAAGTCCAGTCAGACGCTTTCTGATGTCAAGCCCAAGGCTGGCGCGGCGCCCAAGGTGCATGTTACACTTGAGCGTCGAACGGGCTCGAAGACCGCCACCAAAGTGCACGGCCTAGAGATCTTTGGTATCATTCCCAACTTGCTGGCTGAGGAATTGCAGAAGAAGTGCGCGAGCAGCACCAGCGTCACGCAGGCCACCGGAGCCCCAAAGGGTGTTATGGAGGTCTTCGTGCAAGGTGATCAGAGGCGAGCTTTGGAGACTGCATTGATTAGACGCGGTTTGAAGACGCAATGGATTGAAGTGGTGGATAAGACTAAAAAGAAGAAATAA